Proteins encoded by one window of Bacillus sp. 2205SS5-2:
- the infB gene encoding translation initiation factor IF-2, with product MSKTRVYEYAKKHNVSSKDIISNLKNMNIEVSNHMATLDDAMVQKLDQKYTKVNPVEDAPKKEKVMSMPKNDNKSTQNKPTNSNNNKGRNQRNRKNKRPVQRNQPKPNLTPRKERELPEKITFTESLSVAELGKKLHRDPAEIIKKLFMLGVMATINQQLDKDGLELICAEYGVEVEEEILIDTTDLETYFTEDNEEALIERPSVVTIMGHVDHGKTTLLDSIRNTKVTEGEAGGITQHIGAYQVEEQGKKITFLDTPGHAAFTTMRARGAKITDITIIVVAADDGVMPQTVEAINHAKAAEVPIIIAVNKMDKPAANPDRVMQELSEHGLLAEAWGGDTIFVPLSALTGEGIDTLLEMILLVTEVEELKANPNRLAVGTVIEAELDKGKGSVATLLVQNGTLKIGDPIVVGNTFGRVRAMVNDIGRRVKEVGPSTPVEITGLNDVPHAGDRFAVITDEKKARQIGETRAQQALQAQRSEKSRVTLDTLFEQMKQGEMKELNVVLKADVQGSLEAVAAALHKIDVEGVNIKVIHTAVGAINESDITLAAASNAVVIGFNVRPDVNAKRAAEAEGVDVRLHRIIYKVIEEIEAAMKGMLDPEFEEKVIGQAEVRQTFKVSKVGTIAGSYVTEGKITRSSGIRVIRDGIVIFEGELDALKRFKDDAKEVARGYECGITVKNFHDIKEGDVFEAYIMEEVTR from the coding sequence ATGAGTAAAACACGTGTTTACGAATATGCAAAAAAACATAATGTATCTAGTAAAGATATTATAAGTAACCTGAAAAACATGAACATTGAAGTATCGAACCATATGGCGACATTAGATGATGCGATGGTTCAAAAGCTTGATCAAAAATATACTAAAGTAAATCCGGTGGAAGATGCACCGAAGAAAGAAAAGGTGATGTCTATGCCGAAAAATGACAATAAATCAACTCAAAACAAACCAACTAATTCAAATAATAATAAAGGTCGCAATCAACGAAACAGAAAAAACAAGCGACCGGTTCAGCGAAATCAACCTAAACCAAATCTTACTCCAAGAAAAGAAAGAGAACTTCCAGAAAAAATCACATTTACTGAATCACTTTCGGTTGCAGAATTAGGAAAGAAATTACATCGTGACCCGGCAGAAATCATTAAGAAATTATTTATGCTTGGGGTTATGGCAACTATTAACCAACAGTTAGATAAAGATGGTCTCGAACTAATCTGTGCGGAATACGGCGTAGAGGTTGAAGAAGAAATTTTAATTGACACAACAGACCTTGAAACGTACTTTACAGAAGATAATGAGGAAGCACTCATTGAGCGTCCATCGGTTGTCACAATCATGGGTCATGTAGATCATGGGAAAACGACGTTATTAGATTCTATTCGGAATACGAAGGTAACAGAAGGCGAAGCTGGTGGTATCACACAGCATATTGGTGCTTATCAAGTGGAAGAACAAGGTAAAAAAATTACTTTTCTTGATACACCTGGTCATGCTGCATTTACAACTATGCGGGCACGTGGAGCGAAAATTACCGATATTACGATTATTGTGGTAGCAGCAGATGATGGTGTGATGCCTCAAACGGTTGAAGCCATCAATCATGCTAAAGCAGCAGAGGTTCCAATTATTATCGCTGTGAATAAGATGGATAAGCCAGCTGCTAACCCAGATCGCGTGATGCAGGAATTATCTGAACACGGACTATTGGCAGAAGCTTGGGGCGGGGATACTATATTTGTCCCTCTTTCAGCCTTAACAGGTGAAGGTATTGACACTTTACTTGAAATGATACTTCTTGTTACTGAAGTTGAAGAATTGAAAGCTAATCCAAACCGTCTTGCTGTCGGTACAGTTATTGAAGCTGAGCTAGATAAAGGTAAAGGATCAGTGGCCACATTACTCGTTCAAAATGGCACCTTGAAGATTGGTGACCCAATTGTAGTAGGGAATACCTTTGGACGTGTAAGAGCAATGGTAAATGACATTGGTCGTCGTGTGAAAGAAGTTGGACCATCTACTCCTGTTGAAATTACGGGGTTAAATGATGTCCCACACGCTGGTGATCGTTTTGCTGTAATCACAGATGAGAAAAAAGCTCGTCAAATTGGGGAAACTCGTGCGCAACAAGCTTTACAAGCCCAACGAAGCGAGAAATCACGTGTGACTCTTGATACTCTTTTTGAACAAATGAAGCAAGGCGAAATGAAAGAGTTGAACGTCGTGTTAAAAGCAGATGTTCAAGGTTCGCTTGAGGCTGTGGCAGCAGCTTTACACAAAATTGATGTTGAAGGTGTCAATATTAAAGTGATTCACACAGCCGTTGGAGCGATCAATGAATCCGATATTACTCTTGCAGCAGCATCTAATGCTGTTGTGATTGGATTTAATGTCCGCCCAGATGTTAATGCCAAACGTGCAGCTGAAGCTGAAGGCGTTGATGTTCGTTTACACCGCATTATTTATAAAGTGATAGAAGAGATCGAAGCGGCAATGAAAGGGATGCTAGACCCTGAATTTGAAGAAAAAGTCATCGGTCAAGCAGAAGTTCGTCAAACCTTTAAGGTATCGAAAGTCGGTACCATTGCAGGAAGCTATGTTACGGAAGGGAAAATCACCCGTAGTAGTGGAATTCGTGTGATTCGTGATGGAATCGTAATTTTTGAAGGTGAATTAGACGCACTCAAACGATTCAAAGATGATGCTAAAGAAGTAGCTCGTGGATACGAGTGTGGAATTACGGTGAAAAATTTCCACGATATTAAAGAAGGCGATGTATTTGAAGCTTATATTATGGAGGAAGTGACGCGTTAA
- a CDS encoding DUF503 domain-containing protein — protein MIGFAECEFMIHNTHSLKEKRAVLQRTLTRLKQKANVSVAEVGFQDLWQRTQIAIVTVASSQKAAERELQHALHFLDSFPEWERTTTKTEWL, from the coding sequence ATGATCGGCTTTGCCGAATGTGAATTTATGATTCATAACACGCATTCACTGAAAGAAAAAAGAGCCGTGTTACAGCGAACGCTTACACGGCTTAAACAAAAAGCAAACGTCTCTGTCGCAGAAGTTGGCTTTCAAGATCTCTGGCAACGGACACAAATTGCCATTGTAACTGTGGCTTCTAGTCAAAAAGCAGCAGAGCGTGAGCTTCAACATGCCCTTCATTTTTTAGACTCTTTTCCAGAATGGGAAAGAACCACGACTAAAACAGAATGGCTATAA
- the rbfA gene encoding 30S ribosome-binding factor RbfA translates to MSLRANRVGEQMKKELSEIIGRKIKDPRIGFVTVTDVQVSGDLQQAKVYITVLGDENQREDTLKGLTKAKGFIRSEVGNRIRLRRAPEIIFEFDESITYGNKIESILKEISTEPKVEE, encoded by the coding sequence ATGAGCCTTCGTGCCAATCGAGTCGGCGAGCAAATGAAAAAAGAGCTCAGCGAGATTATCGGTCGTAAAATTAAGGACCCTCGCATCGGTTTTGTCACAGTAACGGATGTACAAGTATCGGGTGATTTACAACAAGCCAAAGTATATATTACGGTACTAGGTGATGAAAACCAAAGAGAAGACACGTTAAAGGGACTTACAAAAGCAAAAGGATTTATCCGTTCTGAAGTAGGAAATCGAATTCGTTTGCGGAGAGCGCCTGAGATTATTTTTGAATTTGATGAGTCTATTACTTATGGCAATAAGATTGAAAGTATTTTAAAAGAAATTTCTACTGAACCAAAAGTAGAAGAATAA
- the truB gene encoding tRNA pseudouridine(55) synthase TruB, translating into MNGILPLWKPKGLTSHDCVYKVRKILKMKKVGHTGTLDPDVTGVLPICLGRATKIAEYITDSGKVYEGEVTIGWSTTTEDASGDKVEEKKITHSISRIEILSVLQSLTGEISQTPPMFSAVKVNGKRLYEYARQGIQVDRPSRQVTIHQLELLDDREHFEGETITFRFRAACSKGTYIRTLAVEMGEKLGYPAHMSKLVRTNSASISKEMCITLEKLEEMVKEETIEQVLLPLEEGIVHLPYLELSDTLAEKVKNGAVLEVPKAWPENNSKVTLMYEGRALAIYQKHPTKPAFIKPIKVLFND; encoded by the coding sequence TTGAATGGAATTTTACCACTCTGGAAGCCAAAAGGACTTACCAGCCATGATTGTGTTTATAAAGTTCGGAAAATCTTGAAGATGAAAAAAGTAGGCCATACTGGCACGTTAGATCCCGATGTCACAGGGGTTCTCCCAATCTGTTTAGGTAGAGCAACGAAAATTGCTGAATACATAACAGATTCTGGGAAGGTTTATGAAGGCGAAGTGACGATCGGTTGGTCTACTACAACAGAGGACGCATCTGGTGATAAGGTAGAAGAGAAAAAAATCACCCACAGTATTTCAAGGATAGAAATTCTGTCTGTGCTTCAAAGTTTAACCGGAGAAATTTCGCAAACTCCCCCGATGTTTTCAGCTGTCAAAGTCAATGGAAAACGTTTATATGAATACGCACGGCAAGGTATTCAAGTAGATCGACCTTCTCGACAAGTGACAATTCATCAACTAGAGCTACTTGACGACCGTGAACATTTTGAGGGAGAAACGATTACCTTTCGTTTTCGCGCAGCATGTAGTAAAGGAACCTACATCAGGACTCTTGCAGTAGAAATGGGAGAGAAATTAGGGTATCCAGCTCATATGTCTAAGTTAGTAAGAACCAATTCGGCTTCAATTTCTAAAGAAATGTGTATCACGCTTGAAAAATTAGAGGAAATGGTGAAAGAAGAGACGATTGAACAGGTTCTTCTACCCCTTGAAGAAGGGATAGTTCATTTGCCGTATCTTGAATTAAGTGATACATTAGCAGAGAAAGTAAAAAATGGTGCCGTGTTAGAAGTACCAAAAGCATGGCCAGAAAATAACAGTAAAGTCACACTAATGTATGAAGGTAGAGCGTTGGCTATCTACCAAAAACATCCAACCAAACCAGCGTTCATCAAACCAATAAAAGTTCTTTTTAATGACTAG
- the ribF gene encoding bifunctional riboflavin kinase/FAD synthetase, which produces MKTITVHHPHSMKKEDFPPLVMALGYFDGVHKGHQQVIESAKKYAEKHYLKTAVMTFDPHPSVVLGRKHQHVRYITPLDEKLEVFEQLGIDLAFVVRFTSDFAGLSPQEYVDQYIISLHVQHVVAGFDYTYGRLGKGTMESLPFHSRQAFSQTVVPKLTEKEEKVSSTLIRKSIASGDMEKVNILLGRPYRTKGTVVHGDKRGRKIGFPTANIEQEDNYLLPNTGVYTVQIKVHDTWYNGVCNVGYKPTFKHPDEKKLTIEVHIFTFDHSIYGEEIQLKWYDRIRSEQKFNGINELIDQIEKDKETANQFFEKYKH; this is translated from the coding sequence TTGAAAACAATTACGGTTCATCATCCTCATAGTATGAAGAAAGAGGATTTCCCACCCCTTGTGATGGCACTTGGCTATTTTGACGGGGTGCATAAAGGTCATCAACAAGTAATAGAATCAGCTAAAAAATATGCTGAGAAACATTACTTGAAAACGGCCGTGATGACATTTGACCCACATCCTTCTGTGGTGTTAGGTAGAAAGCATCAACATGTACGATACATCACACCACTAGATGAAAAACTGGAAGTGTTTGAACAGCTAGGAATCGATCTGGCGTTTGTTGTTCGTTTTACATCAGATTTTGCAGGGTTAAGCCCGCAAGAATATGTAGATCAATACATTATTTCTCTCCATGTCCAGCATGTTGTGGCGGGTTTTGACTATACATATGGTCGTTTAGGGAAAGGCACAATGGAATCACTTCCGTTTCATTCTCGCCAAGCGTTTTCCCAAACCGTTGTTCCAAAATTGACTGAAAAAGAGGAAAAGGTAAGCTCCACTTTGATTAGAAAGAGTATAGCTTCAGGGGATATGGAAAAAGTTAATATTTTATTGGGTCGACCGTACCGAACAAAAGGAACCGTCGTACATGGTGATAAACGCGGAAGGAAAATTGGTTTTCCTACTGCCAACATTGAACAAGAGGATAACTATCTCCTCCCCAATACTGGAGTTTATACCGTTCAAATAAAAGTGCATGATACATGGTATAATGGAGTTTGTAATGTTGGATACAAGCCTACATTTAAGCATCCAGATGAAAAAAAATTAACGATCGAAGTGCACATATTTACGTTTGATCATTCGATCTATGGTGAAGAAATTCAACTGAAATGGTATGATCGAATTCGATCAGAACAGAAGTTTAATGGAATCAATGAACTTATTGATCAAATAGAAAAAGACAAAGAGACCGCAAATCAATTTTTTGAAAAATATAAGCACTAG
- the rpsO gene encoding 30S ribosomal protein S15: protein MAITQERKNELIGEYKIHDNDTGSPEVQIAILTEEINSLNEHLRTHKKDHHSRRGLLKMVGRRRNLLTYLRNKEVQRYRELINKLGLRR from the coding sequence ATGGCTATCACTCAAGAACGTAAAAACGAACTAATTGGTGAATACAAAATTCACGACAATGATACTGGATCTCCAGAAGTTCAAATTGCTATCCTTACTGAAGAGATTAACAGCTTGAACGAGCATCTACGTACTCATAAGAAGGACCACCACTCACGTCGCGGTCTTTTAAAAATGGTAGGTCGTCGTCGTAACTTATTGACATACCTACGTAATAAAGAAGTACAACGCTATCGTGAATTAATCAACAAGCTTGGTTTACGCCGATAG
- the pnp gene encoding polyribonucleotide nucleotidyltransferase, which yields MEQEKKHFSIDWAGRTLSVEVGQLAKQANGAALVRYGDTVVLSTATASKEAKPVDFFPLTVNYEERLYAVGKIPGGFIKREGRPSEKAILASRLIDRPIRPLFADGFRNEVQVISMVMSVDQDCSSEMAAMFGSSLSLTLSNIPFEGPIAGVVVGQIDGEFVINPSVDQMENSSMNLIVAGTKDAINMVEAGANEVPEETMLEAIMFGHEEIKKLIAFQEQIRDEVGKAKIDIKLFEIDADLEAEVRSMCEADLLTAIQVQEKHARDAAIKLVKDEVVAAFVENEATDEDLKLVKKVLDKLTKQEVRRLITEDKVRPDGRGLDVIRPLSSSIGLLPRTHGSGLFTRGQTQALSICTLGALGDVQILDGLGIEETKRFMHHYNFPLFSVGETGFLRGPGRREIGHGALGERALEPVIPNEKDFPYTIRLVSEVLESNGSTSQASICASTLAMMDAGVPIKAPVAGIAMGLIKSGEHYSILTDIQGMEDHLGDMDFKVAGTSKGVTALQMDIKIDGLSRDILEEALQQAKIGRMQILDSMLATIENPRTSLSAYAPKILMMAINPDKIRDVIGPSGKQINKIIDETGVKIDIEQDGTVFISSTHEDMNKKAKKIIEDIVREVEVGQMYLGKVKRIEKFGAFVEIFAGKDGLVHVSELAEERVRKVEDVVALGDELLVKVIDIDNQGRVNLSRKAVIREQKEKEEQQS from the coding sequence ATGGAACAAGAAAAGAAACACTTTTCAATAGATTGGGCTGGAAGAACTCTTTCTGTAGAAGTAGGACAATTGGCAAAGCAAGCGAACGGTGCTGCACTTGTGCGTTATGGAGATACGGTTGTTCTAAGCACAGCCACAGCTTCAAAGGAAGCCAAACCAGTTGATTTCTTCCCATTAACCGTTAATTACGAAGAGCGTCTTTATGCTGTTGGAAAAATTCCAGGTGGATTTATTAAACGAGAAGGACGTCCGAGTGAAAAAGCAATTTTAGCGAGTCGTTTAATCGATCGACCGATTCGTCCGCTCTTTGCAGATGGATTTCGGAATGAAGTTCAAGTTATTAGTATGGTAATGAGTGTGGATCAAGATTGCTCATCTGAAATGGCTGCAATGTTTGGTTCATCACTATCCTTAACACTTTCGAATATTCCTTTTGAAGGACCAATTGCAGGGGTTGTTGTTGGACAAATTGATGGAGAGTTTGTAATTAATCCATCAGTAGATCAAATGGAAAATAGTTCGATGAACTTAATTGTCGCTGGAACAAAAGACGCAATAAACATGGTTGAGGCAGGAGCAAATGAAGTTCCGGAAGAAACCATGCTTGAAGCGATAATGTTTGGACATGAAGAAATAAAAAAATTAATTGCCTTTCAAGAACAAATTCGTGATGAAGTAGGCAAAGCAAAAATCGACATCAAATTGTTTGAAATTGACGCAGACTTAGAAGCAGAAGTTCGCTCGATGTGTGAAGCGGATTTACTTACGGCTATCCAAGTTCAAGAAAAACATGCACGAGATGCAGCCATTAAACTTGTTAAGGATGAAGTTGTTGCAGCGTTTGTAGAGAATGAAGCAACTGATGAAGACCTAAAACTAGTTAAAAAAGTGTTGGACAAGCTAACTAAGCAAGAAGTTCGACGCTTAATCACAGAAGATAAAGTCCGTCCAGATGGTCGTGGCTTGGATGTGATTCGACCTTTATCCTCATCTATTGGCTTGCTTCCTAGAACTCATGGATCTGGATTATTTACTCGTGGTCAAACCCAAGCATTAAGTATATGTACGTTAGGTGCACTTGGTGATGTCCAAATCCTTGATGGTCTTGGAATTGAAGAAACAAAGCGATTTATGCATCATTATAATTTTCCACTGTTCTCAGTTGGAGAAACAGGATTTCTACGGGGGCCAGGCCGTCGTGAAATCGGACATGGTGCTCTAGGAGAGCGTGCTCTAGAACCCGTAATTCCAAATGAAAAAGATTTTCCTTACACGATTCGTCTTGTTTCGGAAGTATTAGAGTCCAATGGCTCAACTTCACAAGCAAGTATTTGTGCGAGTACTTTGGCAATGATGGATGCAGGAGTACCGATTAAAGCACCAGTTGCTGGAATTGCAATGGGACTTATCAAATCGGGTGAACATTATTCTATCTTAACGGATATTCAAGGAATGGAAGATCATCTTGGTGACATGGACTTTAAAGTGGCTGGTACATCTAAAGGTGTGACCGCTCTGCAAATGGACATTAAAATTGACGGATTAAGTCGTGATATTTTAGAAGAAGCCCTACAACAAGCTAAAATAGGACGTATGCAAATCCTGGATTCCATGTTAGCTACCATTGAAAATCCACGTACGTCACTATCAGCTTATGCACCAAAAATCTTGATGATGGCGATTAATCCAGATAAAATTCGCGACGTAATTGGACCGAGTGGAAAACAAATCAATAAAATTATTGATGAAACTGGAGTAAAAATCGATATTGAACAAGATGGTACAGTATTTATATCTTCTACTCATGAAGATATGAATAAGAAAGCAAAGAAAATCATCGAGGATATTGTCCGTGAAGTGGAAGTCGGACAAATGTACTTAGGTAAGGTAAAACGAATAGAGAAATTCGGAGCCTTCGTTGAAATTTTTGCTGGAAAAGATGGCCTAGTCCATGTATCTGAACTTGCTGAAGAACGCGTTCGCAAAGTTGAAGATGTTGTGGCACTTGGTGACGAATTACTAGTTAAAGTTATCGACATTGATAACCAAGGTAGAGTGAATCTATCTCGTAAAGCAGTTATTCGAGAACAAAAAGAAAAAGAAGAACAACAAAGCTAA